The DNA window AAGTTGTTGTTTCCCAGTTAAATTCTTTCTTGTAGTTGAACTTGTATACATAGCTAGCTAACAACCATTGAAATTTGAGTTGAATTCTTTTGGGCTTCTGTCTTTTGGATCTCAAAGCAGCAGCATGAAGTTTATAGCCCTTTGCAACATGATTTAAGGAATTCTAAAGGGACAACATAAAATCGAATATAGTAGATGGCTCCTTTGCTGCAATTTCCAAATGTTTATACTTGTCTATGATCTAATGAGTTGTTCGATGGTGGATGATGCTAACATATTAACATTCACTAGCTCCTTCAGGGGAGCAGCAGAAGATGTTTGATCGATGTAAACCTTGCATTTGACGGGGAGAGAGCTTAATCTTGAAAATGCCTTCGCATGATTTAGGGATTGTATTGAAAATTTGTACCTATAGCAGAAATTAGCATGAATAAAATTTCTCGAAAGCCAACCTTACCTACAAAATGTTGCTTCTGACCAGATCAAATTGGCAATTAATCTTCTTCTGTTCTGCATGTGCTTTAACTGAGCTCTAGCTGACTTCTATTTTCCGTGCATGTGCCTATTTTTCCTTTGTGTTGGAAGTTTGTCTTTTATGTTTGTTGTATGATGTCTAAATTTTGTTGGAACTTATTAAATGTTTGGCCTAATTTTCTTATATCATTTATTTTGTGCAGCTTATTATCGGGGAGCCATGGGAATTCTGCTTGTTTATGATGTGACAGATGAGTCATCATTTAACAGTAAGTCTTTCTTTCGTTTTTTCTCTTATATGGTGCTTGGCCTTGGACTTTTATATGGTTGACTGTTTATTATGCCCTCTGGCTTGCATTAAAACTAATCAAGAAGGCACAGCTCTGGTTGAATAGTTGAGCTTCCTCTCTATTTGATTGCTTCGACATTGGTTTATAACTAAATTTGCAATGTTCAGACATTAGAAATTGGATTCGGAACATTGAACAACATGCTTCTGACAATGTCAACAAGATATTGGTGGGTAACAAGGCTGACATGGATGAGAGCAAAAGggtactctctctctctctctctctctctctctctttccaaAGATTAATTTAATGTGAATCATCTTCTCTAGGCTGTTCCGACTTCCAAGGGTCAAGCACTGGCAGATGAATATGGAATTAAATTCTTCGAAACTGTAAGTTTATGCAGCTGGTTATTTTGTATTAATCTGCCAAAGAGCTAAATGTTAATAATATGATGACATGTAGAGCGCAAAAACAAACTTGAACGTTGAGGAGGTTTTCTTTTCAATAGCTCGGGATATCAAGCAAAGACTTGCTGAAACTGACTCCAAGGCTGAGGTACAAGCTTCTTGAGCAGAGATCTTAATGTTATTTTACATACgaatttgttttttcttcttcattcgaTTAAAATAGTCCCGTTGCTTTCTGCGACTCGATTTTTTAAGTAAACATGGTGAAGCTGTTTctaataaaaaggaaaaagggtaCAGATAGGCAGCTGAGATATGGTGTTATGAGTAGATGATAAAGTTAATAGCTCATGAATTGTGTTTTCCTTCCTACCTCCCTCTGGAACGAAAGTAAAGAAAAGACGTCCACTGCACTGCACTGGTGGATTTTGGGATATAAGGCGGAAACACTACTAATTTTCTGGTCCTGTTTCCATGCAGCCCCCaaccatcaaaataaacaaaccaGACCAGGCGGCAGGGGCTGCTCAAGCTGCCCAGAAATCAGCGTGCTGCGGTTCTTGAGCATTTCAGTGCGTCTGAGATAAATGATGAGGTGGCTGTCATGAAAAAGGGTACAAGCTATGACAGCAATATCCTAATGTTATCTGTTCTGTTGGGAAACTAATCTTTGTCATAACAATGTTGGTTTTGGTTGTATTGTTTTGACtagcatttattttattcagcCCTTAGTCGTGTTATGTTGGCAGCTTTTACTTGAACGGGGAAAAAGTATACAAGTCTCATTTTTACTTTGCTAATTAGTACTTGCTTTGAAGTAAAAGGGGGGGAAAAAAATCAAACTGTTACTTTTGATTTGATAGTTGAAAGTATGAACACTTGTGTCCTTGTGTTACTTGTGGTCGAACTCCTGCCATGATTTAGTGACGTAGTTTGCCATCCGTACATGTCCTTTGTGTTATTATGGATGGTTTGATAGTGACCGACATATTTCTGCATAGAGAGATTGCATTTTTCGTCTCAAATGTTTTAATTTATAAGCACATTTAGTCCCATTAACTGATTATTACCAATTGCTATTGAAATTCGGTCATGTGCTGTTAAATATCggcaattattttttttaaaaaaagaattacaaaaCTTGAAATAAATGTTGTTGCcaacaatttataataaaagaGGACTGattaattacttgcaagctGATTGTGtgaataattaatatttatttcataaatataaaaattcgaCGGACaagagaaaattttgatttttaaagGCTAATTATTCTCATGATCAGTATGAGTAATTAGTCATTTTTTATTGCACGTTATAGCAAGTAATATTTTAttaacttttaaaatttttggcaaaaattaattactagcaGATGACCTTATTCAGGTAATAATTGGTAAAAAGTAGTCATTAGGATTAAATGTGCGTAAAAGATTGTAACATTTGGGACTACATTTGCTTTTATTCAAACTTTTAAGGGGCTAAAAACACTTGCACCTCATCTTACCATGAGCATCTTTCATTTCTTGTCGTAAGAATTACACTTTCATCTGTAGCAATCAATAGTTCATCGAGCCCGGAAAGCAATCGATGAAGTTCTGTCGTGTTTCAAGTCTGAAATTATTTGTCAAACTATTATTGTTGCCATCAGCTTTTGATGCTAAGAATGTACAAATGAGGAGGAAAATGTTATGCAAGATTTTTTAAATCTCGATTGTGATCCATAGGGTAGGGATAGTTGGCTGACGGGCAAAGGGGTAAGGTCGCTCCCACGGGGTAGCTCGCTCCTCCTCTTTAGGGTATGGCCACTTACTTGGCAACCAGGGTTCGAGTCCCGTGGCAACCAGGGTGTGGAGTGGGGCTTCCTCTCTTGGAGCGCAGGGGGATTAGTCGgaccccgtaaggattgacccggacacctctgtatcgataaaaaaaaaaaaaaaagaagcagagGGGTAAGGTCTGATTTGTGGTTTGTTGTGCCACATACACTAGCAGCTTCAAGTTGTTGAGTTGCGTCGATTGGACACTGTCGTTGAAAAGGCAAAAGAAACAAGCCTTTTAATCTTATAATAATAGTGAGTGGGGCGGATGCCAATATCATTTTCTCTCCTTTGAACTTTTATTGCTTGAGAAAGCTCTAATTATCAATAATGTCGATGGGGCAGGAAGGTTTCTTTCAACATAAAGTAGATCAGTGCAGGGTGACGGAGtctatgaatatatatatataaatcaatTATTGCTTAAATGATTAATGCTATTGCCTTTTCGTGCAATTATTGTCCAACTCAGATGAGTTGCTTGCAATCGATTTTTTTAGCCATTGATGCAATTATTGATAACGCATCCAATAAAAGACAGAAAAAAGCTGTTTAGAAAGCTAATTTTTTCTCCTTAACAAGAAAAAGGCTTTTATTTCTCTAATGAGGCGGCGTTGATAGAGTAACTAAagttaatggattcaaattccCTTTTATCCTGTCTCCGTTTCTTAAGTCTCGTCTCCCTCTtgctagaaattttttttttttttttttaaaaaaaggtttTTATTTCCATCATTTCAGGGGGTGTTTCATGCAAGAGGCACCATGACATGAAATATGCATGATTTAGGCGATTATACAAAAAGCTACTCTGTTTTGTGCTTTTAGTGCATGGTGCCTTCGTTCAAGCAGAGGCTTCAAACTGCTGTTTTTCTGTCAAATGAGGATGCATTGGTTTGGTGCCATTTCATTTGACTGTGTTGTTTTCGGAGTATATTAACAAATAAATATTATCCAAACCGCCATTCATCAGATCTCCGTAGAGCGTAGACAAGCACTAAAAATCTCAGATTTGAATGATGGGATCCTCATGTGCGACATTGCTTTGCTCCCTGTGGTGTTTGGAAACGTGAATCAAATTATTGAGACTTTGTGCCTTTGGTTGACCAAAAGCTGTAGAGATTAAAGAAGATGCCAAAAGAAAAGCTTCCTTTAAATCTCAAAGACTCCTTTACGACCGGAGAAAgggaggatgatgatgtagaaTGGGCAAGATAAACTGAAAGCCACAGATCAAATTTgtttccctttttgtttttgtttgcttTCTTGCGATTAATTGAATTGAAGCCTTGGATGTTTAGAacacatttctttttttaatttgttttgttttccagTATTTCTGAGTTAAAATTTAACGTCAATCTGTCGTGCATGTATCTCCACCCATATCCCTTGAAATAAGGATAACGCTCATCGCCTCCAAAATATCTCCATAAGCTTGTTAATCATTAACAGTTCTCCTTTTTGGGAATTCAATCGACTAGCCAATAATCATTGAGTTTTGGTCCAATGGTCAGGATGAGTCTTTCAGAATTCTCTTATGAATTAGATTACAAAAAAGTCTTGTACTTCCTACTTCCTTTGTTCAAAAAATTTAGagagaacttttttttttatcccttttttcaaaaaaagagACTTACTTGAGAGACTTTCTTTGTTCAAAAAATCTGGAGAGTGGGGATCTATAGTTTGGCATTAGGAGAACATGACAATTAAGAGAACTTCTTTGAGAGAATTCcttcgttaaaaaaaaaaaatccagccagAGAGTAGAGATCTAATCTGGTAGTAGGAGAACACGACAATTGAAAGAAAATTCAGAAAGACTTCTTCCTTTGATCAAAAAATCCAAAGAGCGGAGATCTGGTCTGACAGTAGCAGAACGTGACAATTAAGAGAATTCCTTcgttcaaaaattcaaaaaaaatggGGATTTGGTCTGGTAGTTCGTTTGAAAAATGGGGATCTGGTCTAACAAATGATAGAACATGCTAACAATTTAGGCAGTAGGAGAATATAACAAGCCTACTTAGGCATCCCCGAATCCGCATACAAGCCTAGTTTGGCAGTAGAAGAACATGACAATTTAGCGTACTCGGTGTGTATCACGTAACTACTACAGATACAATTTAAttgcaacggatcttctgtcccgcACCCTATACCACTTTCTgtctcattttttattatattattatttcttttatataaaaattcttttttatttccttaagatCTAATaaacatcatttttttttgttttgttttaggcATTAGGGGAATATAACAACGAGTGTACTACATAAAATTACAGGAATCACCCGTAAAATCTGACGGATGCGATCATTCGAGAAGGAGACACGACTGACAGACGTTCTTGAAGATGGTCGCAATGTCATTCCCATGTTAAATTCCTGCACGCTGGCCGCCCGCAGAATTGATGCGCTGCTGATTTTACAGCAACTTTGCCAGACTTGATGATCCCTTTGTACCTCTTTGTGGAATGCACATTTGAAACCACTACCATTTTCTTCCTACTTTACGGACCCAAGTTGTTGTTTTGGCTAAAGCCAAATATCACTGGAACAGAACCGATGAATGAATATTCAAATGCGGGCAAAACTCCGGAGAGTTGTTGTTTGGATTGATGCTTATTTATAAGATATTAGTTACATACTTgtattataaacacattttttaattaatttttttatttttttaattaccATTTTATCTCGGATACATTAAATCATAAAATGTGCAACAGTAATGTCGATTAGCAGCATCACCAGTTTATAAGAGGATGATCTCTGGATTCGAACTTTGTAAGCCCGCATCCTCACATCCACAACCGGAATATGGATTCTGGTACCACTCCTGCTGACCTATGCTGCTACTATCAGTACTTACACCTCGCAAACGTGGCGCTTTACATTTTTATTCGCGCTCACGTAATAGTCCAATCTGTTATAACGAAATCCAGGCAAATGCCGAGCAGCCTATCCCTTTGTGGCTGTGATGATATATCATGGTTTGTGGTTGTATGATAtaatttgggataatttcagatacctcccttgagattttcaGCAATTATAGAGAGCTCCTctcaagtttcaaaaattacacttatcTTTATCGCTTTTAAGATTTATGTAACAATATAGATCCAATAGCCTacattttttttcacaaatatcctaaaatacaCTTCTTCTAGAGAACAAGACAAAATTAAAAAAggttttaattttcaacttATTGTACGTGGCATACTCACTAAAGCAAACAAAATTGAGTGACTCCAActcattttaaaattcattACTTGCTAATTCTTGTCTAATACAACTCACTGCCACCACTACCAATACTAAACCAAAAAGTACCCCATGTCCCTAAGAACATAATTCATCATTGCTGTACCACTCTTAGAAATAGAGACAAAATTTTACCTTCATAGTAAAACCACAATCAATAGGTAAATAAAAGAGAGaactaatgaattttttaattgCTAGacttttttttgcttaaaagaCATAATAGTCACTTCTTTATCTTCCAAAtctcaatttcattttttcccccATGCCACTGCTACCTTTTTCAGCTTCCCCTAGTTTGACAATAAAATCCACAGTTTGCACCTTATTAATTTGGTAACTTCAATTGGCTAACATTTATAAAGagtaaaactattttttttttttaaaaaaagagggtctaaaatttttatagtaaaaaagAGACAGGAGGACAAAAACGTACAGATAAATTTTGAAGAtgataaaaaattaatagtGGTTTGGTTGGTAACAATGGAATGCGGTATTTGATGGGAGGAAGAAACAATTgtaggagaaaagagagaagagtaTGAAAGAAGCATGGAGGGAGGAAGGAAGAGATGAAAATTAAAAATCGATGGAAATTGTTCTTTGAGATTATGAAAT is part of the Coffea eugenioides isolate CCC68of chromosome 6, Ceug_1.0, whole genome shotgun sequence genome and encodes:
- the LOC113774560 gene encoding ras-related protein RABE1c; the protein is MAAPPARARADYDYLIKLLLIGDSGVGKSCLLLRFSDGSFTTSFITTIGIDFKIRTIELDGKRIKLQIWDTAGQERFRTITTAYYRGAMGILLVYDVTDESSFNNIRNWIRNIEQHASDNVNKILVGNKADMDESKRAVPTSKGQALADEYGIKFFETSAKTNLNVEEVFFSIARDIKQRLAETDSKAEPPTIKINKPDQAAGAAQAAQKSACCGS